Proteins from a single region of Nerophis ophidion isolate RoL-2023_Sa linkage group LG08, RoL_Noph_v1.0, whole genome shotgun sequence:
- the LOC133557133 gene encoding long-chain fatty acid transport protein 4-like → GYIVVVCSSALTHTNRCLSFSAAAVLLQVKMNVKRHLRQKNTLPAIFAETLRRHGDKTALIFEGTDERWTFRQLDEYSSQVAHLLLQRGFKEGDVVALFMENSCQYVGLWLGMAKVGVEAALINFNLRLDALVHCVTISHAKALVFGSELADAVSQVQSSMGQTLQVFCCGPWDPKRVPRGTESLEPLLAAAPSHLPSRPQRCFTDRLFYIYTSGTTGMPKAAIVVHSRYYRMAALVYYGFRMTPDDVLYDCLPLYHSA, encoded by the exons ggctacattgtggtggtctgctcCAGTGCACTCACACATACTAACAGGTGCTTGTCGTTCAGCGCGGCAGCCGTGCTGTTGCAAGTCAAGATGAACGTCAAGCGTCACCTTCGGCAGAAGAACACCCTCCCCGCCATCTTCGCCGAGACGCTGCGTCGCCACGGCGACAAGACGGCGCTCATCTTCGAAGGCACGGACGAGCGGTGGACCTTCCGGCAGCTGGACGAGTACTCCAGCCAGGTGGCACACCTGCTGCTCCAGCGCGGATTCAAA GAGGGCGACGTGGTGGCCCTCTTCATGGAGAACAGCTGCCAGTACGTGGGACTGTGGCTGGGCATGGCCAAGGTGGGCGTGGAGGCGGCGCTCATCAACTTCAACCTGCGACTGGACGCCTTGGTGCACTGTGTCACCATCTCTCACGCCAAGGCACTGGTCTTTGGCTCCGAGCTGGCTGacg CCGTGTCCCAGGTCCAGTCCTCCATGGGCCAGACGCTGCAGGTCTTCTGCTGTGGACCCTGGGACCCCAAACGGGTGCCGCGGGGTACCGAGTCCCTGGAGCCGCTGCTGGCCGCCGCCCCTTCGCACCTGCCCAGTCGACCTCAACGCTGCTTCACAG ACCGCCTCTTCTACATCTACACGTCCGGAACCACGGGGATGCCCAAAGCTGCCATTGTGGTGCACAGCAG GTATTACCGCATGGCCGCTCTGGTCTATTACGGCTTCAGGATGACGCCGGACGACGTCTTGTACGACtgccttccgctctaccactctgcag